The following proteins are co-located in the Labrys monachus genome:
- a CDS encoding mandelate racemase/muconate lactonizing enzyme family protein: MRIRSVEPFILHAPLNTDSISDSTHTITHWGVVGARIVTEDGLEGFGFTGTHAHLPSDRLVTSCIADCYAPLLVGEDAHDGDRLWLKLARNPALQWVGRAGITQIALAAIDIALWDLRAKKAGLPLWKLLGGATKERLEAYNTDIGWLSIPRDRLVEGSLRAIEQDGFRRLKLKVGHEDPTADIGRIEAVRRAVGPSVTIAIDANGKWDLPTCQRFCARAEALDVFWFEEPMWYDDVASHAALARSTSIPVALGEQLYTAEAFDAFIQAGAVHYVQPDVTRLGGITEYIQVAHTAHSHRLPVVPHVGEMGQIHVHLAYWHPASPMLEYIPWIKDCFAEPIRIEAGHYARPQMPGAGTTLTKAAIEAHSKPC, from the coding sequence ATGAGAATCCGGTCGGTCGAGCCCTTCATCCTCCACGCGCCGCTCAACACGGATTCGATTTCCGATTCGACCCATACCATCACCCATTGGGGCGTCGTCGGCGCCAGGATCGTGACCGAGGACGGCCTGGAGGGATTCGGCTTCACCGGCACGCATGCCCACCTGCCGTCGGACCGGCTGGTGACCTCGTGCATTGCCGATTGCTATGCGCCGCTCCTCGTCGGCGAGGACGCGCATGACGGCGATCGCCTGTGGCTCAAGCTCGCCCGCAACCCGGCGCTGCAATGGGTCGGCCGGGCCGGCATCACCCAGATCGCGCTCGCCGCCATCGACATCGCCCTGTGGGACCTGCGCGCCAAAAAGGCCGGCCTGCCGCTGTGGAAGCTGCTCGGCGGCGCCACCAAGGAGCGGCTCGAAGCTTACAACACCGATATCGGCTGGCTCTCCATCCCCCGCGACAGGCTGGTCGAAGGCAGCCTCAGGGCCATCGAGCAGGACGGATTCCGCCGTCTGAAGCTCAAGGTCGGCCATGAGGATCCGACGGCCGACATCGGACGGATCGAGGCGGTGCGGCGGGCGGTGGGGCCGAGCGTCACCATCGCCATCGACGCCAACGGCAAATGGGACCTGCCGACCTGCCAGCGCTTCTGTGCCAGGGCGGAGGCGCTCGACGTATTCTGGTTCGAGGAGCCGATGTGGTACGACGACGTCGCCTCGCATGCGGCGCTGGCGCGCTCGACCTCGATTCCGGTCGCGCTCGGCGAACAGCTCTATACGGCAGAGGCGTTCGATGCCTTCATCCAGGCTGGCGCGGTGCACTATGTCCAGCCGGACGTGACGCGCCTCGGCGGCATCACCGAATACATCCAGGTCGCCCATACCGCCCATTCGCACCGGCTGCCGGTCGTGCCCCATGTCGGCGAGATGGGGCAGATCCACGTGCATCTCGCCTACTGGCACCCCGCCTCGCCGATGCTGGAATATATTCCCTGGATCAAGGACTGCTTCGCCGAGCCGATCCGCATCGAAGCCGGCCACTACGCCCGCCCGCAAATGCCGGGCGCCGGTACCACGCTGACGAAGGCGGCCATCGAAGCCCATTCGAAGCCCTGCTGA
- a CDS encoding FadR/GntR family transcriptional regulator, which produces MKQLEPSPALSLNPAGDTRLPQLEPTRLYRQIARLLGSRIDDGTFPAGTLLPTERDLAQQLGVSRTSVREALIALEVSGKVSIRVGHGVQILKATPRREGIGAGADVNEADIGPIQLMEARRHIELKTVELAAANRTQANLEGLARAIGIQADAKSIRSPDYRAGDRSFHVEIAKASGNAVYVPIVGDLWDYRYKPMFEKFEELLMGPDRLGLTLAEHRHVFEAIADGDPVAARKAMKTHLDAVLRAFSRGLGAK; this is translated from the coding sequence ATGAAGCAGCTCGAGCCGTCTCCCGCCCTGTCGCTGAACCCTGCCGGCGACACGCGTCTTCCCCAACTCGAGCCGACGAGGCTCTATCGCCAGATCGCCCGGCTGCTCGGCTCCCGCATCGACGACGGCACCTTTCCGGCCGGGACCCTCCTGCCGACGGAGCGCGACCTCGCCCAGCAGCTCGGCGTCAGCCGCACCTCGGTGCGGGAGGCGCTGATCGCGCTGGAGGTCAGCGGAAAGGTCTCCATCCGCGTCGGCCATGGCGTGCAGATCCTCAAGGCGACGCCGCGCCGGGAGGGGATCGGCGCCGGCGCCGACGTCAACGAGGCCGATATCGGGCCGATCCAGTTGATGGAAGCGCGCCGCCATATCGAGCTCAAGACGGTGGAGCTGGCCGCCGCCAACCGCACGCAGGCCAATCTCGAAGGGCTCGCGCGCGCCATCGGCATCCAGGCCGATGCCAAATCCATCCGCTCGCCGGATTATCGCGCCGGCGACCGCAGCTTCCATGTCGAGATCGCCAAGGCGAGCGGAAACGCCGTATACGTGCCGATCGTGGGCGACCTCTGGGACTATCGCTACAAGCCGATGTTCGAGAAGTTCGAGGAATTGCTGATGGGGCCGGACAGGCTGGGGCTGACGCTGGCCGAGCACCGGCACGTCTTCGAGGCGATCGCCGACGGCGATCCCGTCGCCGCGCGCAAGGCGATGAAGACCCATCTCGATGCGGTGCTGCGCGCCTTTTCCCGCGGGCTGGGCGCGAAATAG
- a CDS encoding sugar ABC transporter ATP-binding protein, with translation MSDSGKAMLLEAKDIAKSFGGVRALDDVTFEVAAGEVHGLLGANGAGKSTLINILAGAVRPDRGSLRVAGRDVATGSLAEARKAGLVVVHQELMLFPDRTVEENIFASVLPPGPFAFIGRQARRQKVEAAMHRLGAVVDIRSRLDDLPLSHRQLVEIARALCAGGTVLVLDEPTSSLTQPAAQGLFRAIRTIVAGDAGVVFVSHRLDEVFAITDRLTVLRDGRVEGRWLTGDADIPTITRAMVGPLADERPRAGAAAKTGAVAMELHGSAPGLPEFALSLREGEVVGLAGLEGSGVSTAMQMLGGIVPVTGTIEVKGRPVIFGHPSQAIAQSVVYMPPDRKKGGLWLERDAVANIGAAAVKRMGPLKWLRRRSLEKTAAGRMAQVGVRASALHEAVGRLSGGNQQRVLLGRSLEARPRILLLNDFTRGVDVKAKAVIHGLVRELADAGLAICLTSSDLEELLDVADRIVCMSAGRVVADRPSAAFDKLSLLALASAAPEHTPA, from the coding sequence ATGAGCGACAGCGGGAAAGCGATGCTGCTCGAAGCCAAGGACATCGCCAAGAGCTTCGGCGGCGTCCGCGCGCTCGATGACGTCACCTTCGAGGTGGCGGCCGGCGAGGTGCATGGGCTGCTCGGCGCCAACGGCGCCGGCAAGTCCACGCTCATCAACATCCTGGCCGGAGCCGTCCGCCCCGACAGGGGCTCGCTCCGCGTCGCCGGCCGGGACGTGGCGACGGGCTCGCTCGCCGAGGCCCGCAAGGCCGGTCTCGTGGTGGTGCATCAGGAGCTGATGCTGTTCCCCGACCGCACCGTCGAGGAGAACATCTTCGCGAGCGTCCTGCCGCCCGGCCCCTTCGCCTTCATCGGCCGGCAGGCGCGGCGGCAGAAGGTCGAGGCGGCGATGCACCGCCTCGGCGCCGTCGTCGACATCCGGAGCCGCCTCGACGACCTGCCGCTCTCCCATCGCCAGCTCGTGGAGATCGCCCGTGCGCTCTGCGCGGGCGGTACCGTGCTCGTCCTCGACGAGCCGACCTCCTCGCTGACCCAGCCCGCGGCGCAGGGCCTGTTCCGGGCCATCCGCACGATCGTCGCCGGCGATGCCGGCGTGGTCTTCGTTTCCCACCGCCTCGACGAGGTGTTCGCCATCACCGACCGGCTGACCGTCCTGCGCGACGGCCGCGTCGAAGGCCGCTGGCTGACCGGCGATGCCGACATTCCCACCATCACCCGCGCCATGGTGGGCCCGCTGGCGGACGAGCGGCCGCGGGCCGGCGCCGCCGCCAAGACGGGAGCCGTGGCGATGGAACTCCACGGCTCGGCGCCCGGCCTGCCGGAATTCGCTCTCTCCCTGCGCGAGGGCGAGGTCGTCGGGCTCGCCGGGCTGGAAGGCTCCGGCGTCTCCACGGCGATGCAGATGCTGGGCGGCATCGTGCCCGTCACCGGCACAATCGAGGTCAAGGGCCGGCCGGTGATCTTCGGCCATCCCAGCCAGGCCATCGCGCAGAGCGTCGTCTACATGCCGCCGGACCGCAAGAAGGGTGGCCTGTGGCTGGAGCGGGATGCCGTCGCCAATATCGGCGCCGCTGCGGTGAAGCGCATGGGCCCGCTGAAATGGCTCCGGCGGCGCAGTCTGGAAAAGACGGCGGCAGGCCGGATGGCGCAGGTCGGCGTGCGGGCAAGCGCCCTGCACGAGGCGGTGGGACGCCTCTCCGGCGGCAACCAGCAGCGCGTGCTCCTCGGCCGCTCGCTGGAGGCGCGTCCCCGCATCCTGCTCCTCAACGACTTCACCCGCGGCGTCGACGTCAAGGCCAAGGCTGTCATCCACGGTCTCGTCCGCGAACTCGCCGATGCCGGCCTGGCGATCTGCCTGACGTCGTCGGACCTCGAGGAACTGCTCGACGTCGCCGACCGCATCGTCTGCATGAGCGCGGGGCGCGTGGTCGCCGACAGGCCCAGCGCCGCGTTCGACAAGCTGAGCCTGCTCGCCCTCGCCTCGGCGGCGCCGGAGCACACCCCGGCGTGA
- a CDS encoding substrate-binding domain-containing protein: protein MTDSTQTAGLDRRRFAALMGFAGMAGLAGGGVLGAAPAAADEAKAWQDWVKKFYGKPVKMAVSCAGTTNPYFAPTKAGAEDAGAQLGIDMLWTGVPDGNTVNQIAQFQQLVNTGYEAIVVISFEPDAWIAPIKKAMAAGVLVLTANNDTPNSGRELYFGQDLVGAAEAQGQLIARLAGGKGKVAMTNCAPGSLALDQRVQGARQGVKAGGLEDVGVYNTNPADMASELGTVKDILRAHPDLAAIMPLCGPDTAAAGLVRKNGGHKLPVVGTDLLYQTLELIRDGHIDATVGQQPYLQGYLPIMYAYQRVVLGAPKLNLPGGNYYLANEVVTKDNVTGFLTREERFRG, encoded by the coding sequence ATGACGGATTCCACGCAGACGGCCGGCCTCGACCGCCGGCGCTTCGCGGCGCTCATGGGCTTCGCCGGCATGGCGGGCCTGGCCGGCGGCGGCGTCCTCGGTGCGGCACCGGCCGCAGCCGATGAAGCGAAGGCCTGGCAGGACTGGGTGAAGAAATTCTACGGCAAGCCCGTCAAGATGGCGGTCTCCTGCGCGGGAACCACCAATCCCTATTTCGCGCCGACCAAGGCCGGCGCGGAAGATGCCGGCGCCCAGCTCGGCATCGACATGCTGTGGACCGGCGTGCCCGACGGCAACACCGTCAACCAGATCGCCCAGTTCCAGCAGCTCGTGAACACCGGCTACGAGGCGATCGTGGTGATCTCCTTCGAGCCCGACGCCTGGATCGCCCCGATCAAGAAGGCGATGGCTGCCGGCGTGCTGGTGCTGACCGCCAACAACGATACGCCGAACAGCGGCCGCGAGCTCTATTTCGGCCAGGATCTCGTCGGCGCCGCCGAGGCGCAGGGCCAGCTCATCGCCAGGCTCGCCGGCGGCAAGGGCAAGGTGGCGATGACCAATTGCGCGCCCGGCTCGCTCGCCCTCGACCAGCGCGTGCAGGGTGCGCGCCAGGGCGTCAAGGCCGGCGGCCTCGAGGATGTCGGCGTCTACAACACCAATCCGGCCGACATGGCGAGCGAACTCGGCACGGTCAAGGACATCCTGCGCGCCCATCCGGACCTCGCCGCGATCATGCCGCTCTGCGGGCCCGACACCGCCGCCGCCGGCCTCGTCCGCAAGAATGGCGGACACAAGCTGCCCGTCGTCGGCACCGATCTCCTCTACCAGACGCTGGAACTGATCCGGGATGGCCATATCGACGCGACGGTCGGCCAGCAGCCCTATCTCCAGGGCTATCTGCCTATCATGTACGCCTATCAGCGCGTCGTGCTGGGAGCGCCCAAGCTGAACCTGCCCGGCGGCAATTATTATCTCGCCAACGAGGTCGTCACCAAGGACAACGTCACCGGCTTCCTCACCCGCGAGGAACGGTTCCGCGGATGA
- a CDS encoding ABC transporter permease yields MSSPYFMTVSNLTGILQNITFLGFLSIGVGLTLMAGEIDISVGSTFGLAAVSTALVLKGGYPLAVAVAAGLAVGLACGFVNGLIAQVIKVPVVVVTLATLGIFRAISLALANGSPVGGLPDDPFFFDWFGQGSIGQISYITILFLAVALAAEILLRWTSSGFRLLAIGSNPQAAHLVGYKVERARVLLLAFSGLVAGLSGVCSVAYLNTAGPTAGTGYELSVLAAVIIGGVKLTGGRGSIVGVLLGLCVIGIFQNLIVLWGVSPNWTQGVSGLVLIAAMSLTWLTKGNVRNAA; encoded by the coding sequence ATGAGCAGCCCCTATTTCATGACCGTCAGCAACCTCACGGGCATCCTGCAGAACATCACCTTCCTCGGCTTCCTGTCGATCGGCGTCGGACTGACGCTGATGGCCGGCGAGATCGATATTTCCGTCGGTTCCACCTTCGGCCTCGCCGCCGTCTCCACCGCTCTCGTTCTGAAGGGCGGCTATCCGCTGGCCGTGGCCGTCGCCGCCGGCCTCGCGGTCGGCCTCGCCTGCGGCTTCGTCAACGGACTGATCGCCCAGGTCATCAAGGTGCCGGTGGTCGTCGTCACCCTGGCGACGCTCGGCATCTTCCGGGCGATCAGCCTGGCGCTGGCCAACGGCTCGCCGGTCGGAGGCCTGCCCGACGATCCGTTCTTCTTCGACTGGTTCGGCCAGGGTTCGATCGGCCAGATCTCCTACATCACCATCCTCTTCCTCGCCGTCGCGCTCGCCGCGGAAATCCTGCTGCGCTGGACGTCGTCGGGCTTCCGCCTGCTGGCGATCGGCAGCAACCCGCAAGCGGCCCACCTCGTCGGCTACAAGGTGGAGCGGGCACGCGTGCTGCTGCTGGCCTTCTCCGGCCTCGTCGCCGGCCTGTCCGGCGTATGCTCCGTGGCCTATCTCAATACGGCCGGGCCGACCGCCGGCACCGGCTACGAGCTGAGCGTGCTGGCCGCCGTCATCATCGGCGGCGTCAAGCTGACGGGCGGGCGAGGCTCGATCGTCGGCGTGCTGCTGGGCCTGTGCGTCATCGGCATATTCCAGAACCTGATCGTGCTGTGGGGCGTCTCCCCGAACTGGACGCAGGGCGTCTCCGGCCTGGTCCTCATCGCGGCGATGTCCCTGACCTGGCTGACCAAGGGCAATGTTCGGAACGCGGCTTAG